A genomic window from Deltaproteobacteria bacterium IMCC39524 includes:
- a CDS encoding zinc ribbon domain-containing protein has product MPMYEYQCKECGLVFEARQKFSDPPLTECRECNGEVAKLISQTGFALKGGGWYDQGYGGKAASCASADSGGGCAGCPKAANE; this is encoded by the coding sequence ATGCCGATGTACGAGTATCAATGTAAAGAGTGCGGGCTGGTTTTTGAGGCCCGGCAGAAATTTTCCGATCCACCGCTCACCGAGTGTAGAGAGTGTAATGGCGAAGTCGCCAAGCTGATCTCGCAGACCGGGTTCGCCCTCAAAGGTGGCGGCTGGTATGATCAGGGTTATGGTGGCAAGGCAGCCTCCTGTGCTTCAGCGGACAGTGGTGGCGGCTGCGCAGGTTGTCCGAAAGCGGCCAACGAATAG
- a CDS encoding DivIVA domain-containing protein, with product MRISPIDIQQKQFKSRPFGYEKTGVDQFLEMLAEELERLIGKNQNLQESLDRVNATLSEMREREETLKETLVTTQKITEELKSTARREVDVMMAEAEIKAERLMHNAEERRGQLIEEIQEIKRQKIDFEVSLRGLLEKHIRMIDLNTVALDAPDADARMLEEPLPFVEKKDSTVEEASAEADGSAEAPVEEAEFDDETELLTTTVEKAEAPLEHEPPELAFDFDPNDPNGEEDLLK from the coding sequence ATGCGAATCAGCCCGATCGATATCCAGCAGAAACAGTTCAAATCGCGTCCTTTCGGTTATGAGAAGACTGGTGTTGATCAGTTCCTGGAAATGCTGGCCGAAGAATTAGAGCGCCTGATCGGTAAGAATCAGAACCTTCAGGAGTCGCTTGATCGGGTCAACGCGACCTTGAGCGAGATGCGTGAACGCGAAGAGACTCTGAAAGAAACCCTGGTGACGACCCAGAAGATTACCGAAGAGCTCAAGTCGACTGCTCGTCGTGAGGTTGACGTCATGATGGCTGAGGCCGAGATCAAGGCCGAACGCTTGATGCACAATGCAGAAGAACGTCGCGGGCAGTTGATTGAAGAAATCCAGGAGATCAAGCGTCAGAAGATTGATTTTGAAGTCAGCCTGCGTGGTTTGTTAGAAAAACATATCCGCATGATCGATCTGAATACTGTGGCTCTTGATGCACCCGATGCTGACGCCAGGATGCTTGAAGAGCCGCTCCCCTTTGTAGAAAAAAAAGACTCCACCGTAGAAGAGGCCTCTGCGGAAGCCGACGGATCGGCAGAAGCACCTGTCGAAGAAGCTGAATTCGATGATGAGACAGAGCTCTTAACGACGACAGTTGAAAAAGCTGAGGCACCTCTTGAGCATGAGCCTCCTGAACTCGCGTTCGATTTCGACCCGAATGATCCCAATGGTGAAGAGGACCTTCTCAAGTGA
- a CDS encoding DUF167 family protein, giving the protein MTLPCLRQTDAGVEVFLYIQPRASRNKVVGLQGDELKVALTAPPVDGAANKACCLFIAKLCSLPRSCVKIISGEMSRHKRLLLEDTDFLEVTRLVEDLLGG; this is encoded by the coding sequence GTGACCCTGCCCTGCCTGCGACAAACCGACGCAGGTGTCGAAGTTTTTCTCTATATCCAGCCCCGAGCCAGTCGCAACAAGGTTGTCGGCCTGCAAGGAGATGAACTCAAGGTTGCTTTGACCGCTCCGCCTGTCGATGGCGCCGCTAACAAGGCCTGTTGTCTTTTCATCGCCAAGCTCTGCAGTCTACCCAGGAGTTGTGTTAAGATAATTTCTGGCGAAATGTCCCGTCACAAGCGCTTGTTACTTGAAGATACTGATTTTCTGGAAGTCACTCGTCTTGTTGAAGATCTGCTGGGGGGTTGA